In Desulfovibrio sp. X2, a single genomic region encodes these proteins:
- a CDS encoding CD3324 family protein, with protein MSCRKANDLLPPHLLRAVQEYIDGECLYIPRKEGNRKRWGENTPTRQRLRARNREIAAGRREGWPVAALAERYFLSVKAVYKILAAMKDG; from the coding sequence ATGAGCTGCAGAAAAGCGAACGACCTGCTCCCGCCGCATCTGCTGCGGGCCGTGCAGGAGTATATCGACGGCGAATGCCTCTACATCCCCCGCAAGGAAGGGAACAGGAAGCGGTGGGGGGAGAACACGCCGACCAGGCAGCGCCTGCGCGCCAGGAACCGCGAGATCGCGGCCGGGCGCAGGGAGGGCTGGCCGGTCGCCGCCCTGGCGGAACGGTACTTCCTGTCCGTCAAGGCCGTGTACAAGATACTCGCCGCCATGAAGGACGGCTGA